The following proteins come from a genomic window of Acidobacteriaceae bacterium:
- the def gene encoding peptide deformylase, with amino-acid sequence MSEKKENESATAVAATEQEGAKIHPIVKYPDPVLATKGAAVTEFGRELAQFVEEMFASMYAAHGIGLAAPQIGVSKRITVIDVSFKEQPEDKLVLINPEIVEREGKQFEEEGCLSLPEIREKVQRAARVKVRAQDVNGEFFEVEGEELLARAMQHEIDHLDGVLFIDRLSTLKRDLVKRRIRKLQKNGQW; translated from the coding sequence TGCCGCGACTGAGCAGGAAGGTGCGAAGATCCATCCGATCGTGAAGTATCCAGACCCTGTGCTGGCGACAAAGGGCGCGGCGGTGACGGAGTTCGGGCGGGAGCTCGCGCAGTTTGTGGAAGAGATGTTTGCGAGTATGTATGCCGCACACGGGATCGGCCTTGCGGCTCCGCAGATCGGCGTGTCGAAGCGCATCACGGTGATCGATGTGAGCTTCAAGGAACAGCCGGAAGACAAGCTGGTGCTGATTAATCCGGAGATCGTGGAGCGCGAGGGAAAGCAGTTCGAGGAAGAGGGCTGCCTGAGTCTGCCGGAGATCCGCGAGAAGGTGCAGCGCGCGGCGCGTGTGAAGGTGCGGGCGCAGGATGTGAACGGCGAGTTCTTTGAGGTTGAAGGCGAGGAGCTTCTTGCGAGAGCGATGCAGCACGAGATCGACCACCTGGATGGCGTGCTGTTCATCGACCGGCTGAGCACGCTGAAGCGCGACCTGGTAAAGCGACGGATCCGCAAGCTGCAGAAGAACGGGCAGTGGTGA
- a CDS encoding PASTA domain-containing protein has product MRRFFRIFLGALVVLIVFVLFAGLALRLALHGREVAIPDLSGLTVAQASEAALHSGLDLNIENKFYSRTVPAGRILSQSPAAGSRVRRGWQLRVTESLGPQQVTIPDVVGEPVREASLDLRKSSLDLGTLAHMDAPGDTDMVLAQTPPPDAGVDQPRVNLLLSQQGAGASDAFVMPSFVGMSWTAANRAAIALGLRVAALGEMAPLAQPASAPATASTPAAAPQQPQSPNAGINGSGTPPQIPAPAPVQMVPVGPVTAQSPEPGHRASKGSTVKLTFGHSSTDSSAPSPQPPSPAATPQ; this is encoded by the coding sequence ATGCGACGATTCTTCCGAATCTTCCTCGGCGCGCTGGTGGTGCTCATAGTCTTCGTGCTATTCGCGGGGCTGGCGTTGCGGCTCGCGCTGCACGGCCGCGAGGTGGCCATTCCTGATCTTTCCGGCCTCACCGTCGCGCAGGCCAGCGAGGCCGCGCTGCACAGCGGCCTTGATCTGAACATTGAGAACAAGTTCTACTCACGCACTGTCCCTGCGGGACGCATCCTCTCCCAGTCACCCGCCGCTGGCTCCCGAGTCCGCCGCGGCTGGCAGTTGCGCGTCACCGAGAGCCTTGGTCCGCAGCAGGTGACGATCCCCGATGTTGTCGGCGAGCCCGTCCGCGAGGCATCACTGGACCTGCGCAAGTCGTCGCTCGACCTTGGCACACTGGCCCATATGGATGCGCCCGGCGACACGGACATGGTTCTCGCGCAGACGCCGCCTCCCGACGCCGGCGTGGATCAGCCGCGCGTGAATCTATTGCTTAGCCAGCAGGGCGCCGGTGCCTCCGATGCATTCGTCATGCCGTCCTTCGTCGGGATGAGCTGGACCGCAGCAAACCGTGCCGCGATTGCGCTTGGCTTGCGTGTCGCCGCGCTTGGCGAAATGGCGCCCCTCGCGCAACCCGCATCCGCGCCTGCAACGGCCTCAACGCCCGCCGCTGCGCCCCAGCAGCCGCAATCGCCCAACGCGGGCATCAACGGCAGTGGAACGCCACCACAGATACCCGCGCCCGCTCCAGTCCAGATGGTCCCGGTTGGTCCTGTCACGGCTCAATCGCCGGAGCCCGGACATCGCGCCAGCAAAGGTTCAACAGTGAAGCTGACCTTCGGGCATTCATCGACCGACAGCTCGGCTCCTTCACCGCAGCCGCCTTCGCCTGCAGCCACTCCGCAGTAG
- a CDS encoding transcription antitermination factor NusB: MPKPRQGGSRNAAPAQTNSVSPARWAAFRVLMQVGTTYAHSDDLLHGVELRELSQADRNLATALVMGVLRWQIALDAELAKVLMRPDQPLPDELRIALRMGAFQLRHMDRVPAHAALSESVELARAAGHPNAAGLVNAVLRKLSVAKAPGKPIVESVDALATRLGHPAWMVRRWDAFYGREAATAICDYDQREPARGNLFLPDEAAEDVDTNLMDDGSRLVAELVAASHPSPERIWDACAAPGGKTAVLARLHQAAEVLATDISARRLQSMERRLEKEMPGRKIRTLEADAAELPAAEGNFDLILCDVPCSGTGTLARNPEIRHRLQAAEFERQAARQQKILSGALRRLRPGGRLLYSTCSLEPEENEAVVRAVLAEGNARQKVRMFSIAELLEKLRSNGVVREDAGQLTQLARGDTMRTLPGANFQGDGFFAAAFAREE, encoded by the coding sequence TTGCCTAAGCCGAGGCAGGGCGGCAGCAGGAACGCGGCGCCGGCACAGACAAACAGCGTGAGTCCGGCGCGGTGGGCGGCGTTTCGGGTGCTGATGCAGGTGGGCACGACCTACGCCCACAGCGATGATTTGCTGCATGGTGTGGAGCTGCGCGAGCTATCGCAGGCTGATCGCAATCTTGCGACGGCGCTGGTGATGGGAGTGCTGCGCTGGCAGATTGCGCTGGATGCAGAGCTAGCGAAAGTGCTGATGCGTCCCGATCAGCCGCTGCCTGATGAGCTGCGAATTGCGTTGCGGATGGGCGCGTTTCAACTGAGGCATATGGATCGTGTGCCTGCGCATGCTGCGCTGAGCGAGAGCGTAGAGCTTGCGCGCGCGGCCGGACATCCAAACGCGGCAGGGCTGGTGAACGCGGTTTTGCGGAAGCTCTCTGTGGCAAAGGCGCCGGGCAAGCCGATTGTCGAATCGGTCGATGCGCTTGCGACGCGTCTTGGACATCCGGCGTGGATGGTGAGGCGATGGGACGCGTTCTATGGTCGAGAGGCGGCGACGGCCATCTGCGACTACGACCAGCGCGAGCCCGCCCGCGGCAATCTGTTCCTGCCGGACGAGGCGGCGGAAGATGTGGATACGAATCTGATGGATGATGGGTCGCGGCTGGTCGCTGAGCTTGTGGCGGCGAGTCATCCATCACCGGAGCGGATATGGGATGCGTGCGCCGCTCCAGGAGGGAAGACTGCGGTGCTTGCGCGCCTTCATCAGGCTGCGGAGGTACTGGCGACGGATATCAGCGCGCGGCGATTGCAATCGATGGAACGGCGGCTCGAGAAGGAGATGCCGGGGCGGAAGATTCGCACGCTGGAAGCCGATGCTGCTGAACTTCCTGCGGCGGAGGGAAACTTCGATTTGATTTTGTGCGACGTGCCCTGCAGCGGGACCGGAACGCTTGCACGGAACCCCGAGATTCGACATCGGCTGCAGGCTGCTGAATTCGAACGCCAGGCAGCGCGGCAGCAGAAGATTCTCAGCGGCGCTCTAAGGCGGCTAAGGCCGGGCGGACGTCTGCTGTACTCGACCTGCTCGCTTGAGCCGGAGGAGAACGAAGCCGTTGTGAGAGCAGTTCTCGCGGAGGGAAACGCTCGGCAAAAGGTACGTATGTTTTCAATTGCGGAGTTGCTGGAGAAGCTGCGATCTAACGGTGTAGTTCGCGAGGACGCAGGACAGCTGACGCAGCTCGCACGCGGAGACACAATGCGCACGCTGCCCGGAGCCAATTTTCAGGGTGATGGATTTTTTGCCGCCGCGTTTGCGCGCGAAGAGTAA
- the fmt gene encoding methionyl-tRNA formyltransferase yields MRLVFCGTPEFAVPSLEALLEHGHDVSLVLTQPDRPAGRRMELQQSAVKRAALGRGLRVLQPEKIKNNEELRGELEAIRPDAIIVVAYGRIVPEWMLKLPRFGNINLHGSLLPKYRGAAPIQWAVANGETETGVTTMQLDAGLDTGDVLLERRVPVGPDATAAELYPQLAAIGAELMIETLDGLERGTLRPRKQDDSQATLAPILTREDGRMELERRTAREAYNRWRGFSPWPGAHAEFRGKRFLVHRMHPLTMSDAELAPGELAFVDGALIVGAADRAQLVLDEVQMEGKARMPGAQFAKDFQLRQGERLA; encoded by the coding sequence ATGCGGCTGGTTTTTTGCGGAACACCAGAGTTTGCTGTGCCGTCGCTTGAGGCGCTGCTTGAGCATGGGCACGATGTTTCGCTTGTGCTGACGCAGCCAGATCGGCCGGCGGGACGCAGGATGGAACTGCAGCAGTCGGCGGTGAAGCGCGCGGCGCTCGGACGGGGTCTTCGCGTGCTGCAGCCGGAGAAGATCAAAAACAATGAAGAGCTGCGCGGGGAGCTGGAAGCGATTCGGCCGGATGCGATCATCGTTGTTGCGTACGGGCGGATTGTTCCGGAGTGGATGCTGAAGTTGCCACGCTTCGGCAATATCAATCTGCATGGGTCGTTGCTGCCGAAGTATCGCGGAGCGGCGCCGATTCAGTGGGCGGTGGCAAATGGCGAGACCGAGACGGGCGTGACTACGATGCAGCTCGATGCAGGACTGGATACAGGCGATGTTCTGTTGGAGCGGCGGGTGCCGGTTGGGCCGGATGCGACCGCGGCTGAGTTGTATCCGCAGCTTGCTGCGATTGGTGCCGAGCTAATGATTGAGACGCTCGACGGGCTCGAGCGCGGGACGTTGAGGCCGCGCAAACAGGATGATTCGCAGGCGACGCTGGCGCCGATTCTGACGCGCGAAGATGGTCGCATGGAGCTCGAGCGCAGGACAGCGCGCGAGGCTTACAACCGGTGGCGCGGGTTCTCTCCGTGGCCAGGTGCGCATGCGGAGTTTCGCGGCAAGAGGTTCCTGGTGCATCGGATGCATCCGCTGACGATGAGCGATGCCGAGCTTGCGCCGGGCGAGCTTGCGTTCGTCGATGGTGCTCTAATCGTGGGCGCCGCGGATCGAGCGCAGCTTGTGCTCGATGAAGTGCAGATGGAAGGCAAGGCGCGAATGCCTGGAGCACAGTTTGCGAAAGACTTTCAGCTTCGGCAGGGAGAGCGTCTTGCCTAA